From Macaca mulatta isolate MMU2019108-1 chromosome 3, T2T-MMU8v2.0, whole genome shotgun sequence, the proteins below share one genomic window:
- the LOC106997229 gene encoding uncharacterized protein LOC106997229 isoform X2 has product MASLCPGAPSYFGTSREEKISQLTAKKKQKGLAIKLQMILSLFFSLGLTLELHEELLDSTVTDEQLSPDAQRPAWLADGSSKAGFCRNRRLLEEESELQQVAPRRIHSGSCPARHGISVKEA; this is encoded by the exons ATGGCTTCTCTTT gcccaggagccccaagttatTTTGGAACctcaagagaagagaaaatttcccaactcacag ctaagaagaaacaaaagggatTGGCCATCAAGCTCCAGATGATCCTCA GCCTCTTCTTTTCCCTAGGACTGACTCTGGAACTGCATGAGGAGCTGCTGGATTCAACAGTGACTGACGAACAGCTCTCACCTGATGCACAAAGACCtgcttggcttgcagatggcagcTCCAAG GCTGGCTTCTGCAGAAACAGAAGACTCCTGGAGGAAGAGAGTGAACTTCAGCAAGTTGCACCAAGGAGAATCCACAGCGGCAGCTGCCCTGCCAGGCACGGGATCTCAGTCAAG GAAGCCTAG
- the LOC106997229 gene encoding uncharacterized protein LOC106997229 isoform X1, translated as MSKECHFLTGPGAPSYFGTSREEKISQLTAKKKQKGLAIKLQMILSLFFSLGLTLELHEELLDSTVTDEQLSPDAQRPAWLADGSSKAGFCRNRRLLEEESELQQVAPRRIHSGSCPARHGISVKEA; from the exons atgagtaaagaatgtcactttctaacaggcccaggagccccaagttatTTTGGAACctcaagagaagagaaaatttcccaactcacag ctaagaagaaacaaaagggatTGGCCATCAAGCTCCAGATGATCCTCA GCCTCTTCTTTTCCCTAGGACTGACTCTGGAACTGCATGAGGAGCTGCTGGATTCAACAGTGACTGACGAACAGCTCTCACCTGATGCACAAAGACCtgcttggcttgcagatggcagcTCCAAG GCTGGCTTCTGCAGAAACAGAAGACTCCTGGAGGAAGAGAGTGAACTTCAGCAAGTTGCACCAAGGAGAATCCACAGCGGCAGCTGCCCTGCCAGGCACGGGATCTCAGTCAAG GAAGCCTAG
- the LOC106997229 gene encoding uncharacterized protein LOC106997229 isoform X3 — MPTTSSSHCVCLPPKGLTLELHEELLDSTVTDEQLSPDAQRPAWLADGSSKAGFCRNRRLLEEESELQQVAPRRIHSGSCPARHGISVKEA, encoded by the exons ATGCCTACAACTTCCTCATCACACTGTGTGTGCTTACCTCCCAAAG GACTGACTCTGGAACTGCATGAGGAGCTGCTGGATTCAACAGTGACTGACGAACAGCTCTCACCTGATGCACAAAGACCtgcttggcttgcagatggcagcTCCAAG GCTGGCTTCTGCAGAAACAGAAGACTCCTGGAGGAAGAGAGTGAACTTCAGCAAGTTGCACCAAGGAGAATCCACAGCGGCAGCTGCCCTGCCAGGCACGGGATCTCAGTCAAG GAAGCCTAG